One Brassica oleracea var. oleracea cultivar TO1000 chromosome C7, BOL, whole genome shotgun sequence genomic window carries:
- the LOC106301918 gene encoding glucose-6-phosphate 1-dehydrogenase, cytoplasmic isoform 1-like, with product MGSGQWHVEKRSTSFLKEYGAVSESRSLSIIVLGATGDLAKKKTFPALFNLYHQGFLNPDEVHIFGYARTKLSDQELRDKIRRYLVDEKNASEKAETLSKFLQLIKYVSGPYDSEDGFKRLDKAISEHEISKKSSQGSSRRLFYLALPPSVYPPVCKMIKECCTNKSDVGGWTRIVVEKPFGKDLESAEQLSSQIGGLFDETQIYRIDHYLGKELVQNMLVLRFANRFFLPLWNRDNIANVQIVFREDFGTEGRGGYFDEYGIIRDIIQNHLLQVLCLVAMEKPISLKPEHIRDEKVKVLQSVIPIKDKEVVLGQYEGYRDDPTVPNDSNTPTFATTILRIDNERWEGVPFILKAGKAMGSKKADIRIQFKDVPGDIFKCQKQGRNEFVIRLQPSEAMYMKLTVKQPGLEMQTVQSELDLSYKQRYQDVSIPEAYERLILDTIKGDQQHFVRRDELKAAWEIFTPLLHRIEKGEVKSIPYKPGSRGPTEADQLLEKAGYLQTHGYMWIPPTL from the exons ATGGGTTCTGGCCAATGGCACGTTGAGAAGAGGTCAACTTCGTTTCTAAAAGAGTACGGTGCTGTCTCTGAATCACGGAGCCTCTCCATCATCGTGCTCGGTGCCACTGGTGATCTTGCCAAGAAGAAGACTTTTCCTGCTCTTTTCAATCTCTATCATCAG GGGTTTCTTAATCCGGATGAAGTTCACATATTTGGATACGCAAGGACTAAGCTTTCTGATCAGGAGCTTAGAGATAAGATCCGTCG ATATCTTGTTGATGAGAAGAATGCATCTGAGAAAGCTGAAACTTTGTCCAAGTTTCTACAGCTG ATCAAGTATGTGAGTGGCCCTTATGATTCTGAAGACGGTTTCAAAAGGTTAGACAAGGCAATCTCAGAGCATGAAATCTCTAAAAAGAGTTCTCAAGGATCTTCCAGGAGATTGTTTTATCTTGCACTCCCGCCGTCCGTATACCCTCCTGTATGCAAGATGATCAAAGAATGTTGCACTAACAAAT CTGATGTTGGTGGATGGACACGGATCGTTGTTGAGAAGCCATTTGGAAAGGACTTGGAATCTGCAGAGCAACTGAGTTCCCAGATTGGAGGACTGTTTGACGAAACACAGATATATCGTATTGATCACTATCTGGGAAAGGAACTAGTCCAAAACATG TTGGTCCTCCGGTTTGCCAACCGGTTCTTTCTGCCGCTATGGAACCGCGACAACATTGCTAACGTGCAG ATTGTTTTCAGGGAAGATTTTGGAACTGAAGGCCGTGGGGGATATTTTGATGAATACGG AATCATTCGTGATATTATTCAAAACCATTTGCTCCAG GTTCTTTGCCTAGTTGCCATGGAGAAACCAATCTCTCTTAAACCTGAGCACATCCGGGATGAGAAAGTGAAG GTTCTTCAATCAGTGATTCCCATAAAGGATAAAGAGGTGGTTCTTGGACAATACGAAGGTTACAGAGATGATCCAACTGTTCCAAACGACTCAAACACTCCAACCTTTGCCACAACAATCCTTCGCATAGACAACGAAAGATGGGAAG GTGTTCCATTTATACTGAAGGCCGGAAAGGCAATGGGTTCAAAGAAGGCAGATATTCGCATTCAGTTTAAGGATGTTCCTGGTGACATATTTAAAT GTCAAAAGCAAGGGAGGAACGAGTTTGTTATACGCTTGCAACCTTCAGAGGCCATGTACATGAAGCTAACT GTGAAGCAACCGGGCCTGGAGATGCAAACCGTGCAGAGTGAGCTAGACCTATCGTACAAGCAACGTTACCAAGATGTCTCGATTCCAGAGGCTTACGAGCGCCTAATCCTTGACAC AATCAAAGGTGACCAACAACACTTTGTTCGCAGAGACGAGTTGAAG GCAGCATGGGAAATCTTCACTCCGCTGCTTCACAGGATAGAGAAGGGAGAAGTGAAATCGATCCCGTACAAACCAGGAAGCCGAGGACCAACAGAAGCAGATCAGCTGCTAGAGAAAGCTGGTTATTTGCAGACGCATGGCTACATGTGGATCCCCCCTACGCTGTAA